A segment of the Lycium ferocissimum isolate CSIRO_LF1 chromosome 10, AGI_CSIRO_Lferr_CH_V1, whole genome shotgun sequence genome:
tgtacaACGAAGGAAAATCGtttaataatgaaaaaaatatatattcatatgatattttttttttttttgtcataagtagtgtattaaatgatcaaatatttggtcaaaatctatacacttattattggtaatcatagatattatttatataaagatgattaattattatattaccaaaaaaaaaagatagttgttatatggGGGTAATTTACAAAGTGCGTCTTGTTATAAAGTTGGTATTCTTCATTAtaggtgaaatgttgttatagaaagtaaaatataacaaaaaaatcGGTTCGAAAAAAACTTGGTTGTTATAGAGGTGTTGTTATATGCGGgtgccgttatagagaggtctgaccgTATTGTTATAATCATTCTGGCCGTTTTTATATGTCATTTTACTAAAAAATctattccaaaatatttatcattttagaaATTCAGAAGGCATTAAatttttccatgaattccaCCGTGAgtgtaaaaaaatataatcattAATTACTCATGTAAGGGCAAAAAATAAGGGTGATTTACTCAAGTACTCAAGTAATACACCTTATATAATAAGAATGATAGTAGATAGTAAGTAACTTTTTTTAATGAGTGTGTCAAAAATCTTAAACGAGAGATAAAAATGATAACGTACTTGCACACCCTTACAAGGGCTATCGACATCACAATAAGTTTTGAGAGTGATCAAGACTACATTGTCCAAATCCTCAGCATACTTATAGCAAGGGCAACTAGTGCCTAGTATGCTCTTGAATGTTGGGCAGCACGTATCAATTGAAGTTGTGTTGAACATGCACGTCTTCACCTTTTTTTTGTCACTAGTCGAGCAGCTAGTCGGAGCATGGGCGGGAGGAGGGTATGGCCATGGCCACGGAAACGGCCATGGTCCTGGCCACGGAAACGGCAACGACAAATAACGTGGGATATCCCATGGCCAGATTTGTAGCTCGTTCCCGTCGTCGGGCATGGCCACTTCTCTAGCCACGACCACTTGTTGGTGGCTGCAACATAAAATTGCAGCCACTATTAACATCATGAGCACCTTTATGGTTACCATTTTTTCACTGATGAGTAATTTGTGTCCTATAATGAAGAGATATGAACCatctatatatacaaaataaattGTTGGTGTGACTATGATAGGTATG
Coding sequences within it:
- the LOC132032762 gene encoding uncharacterized protein LOC132032762; translated protein: MVTIKVLMMLIVAAILCCSHQQVVVAREVAMPDDGNELQIWPWDIPRYLSLPFPWPGPWPFPWPWPYPPPAHAPTSCSTSDKKKVKTCMFNTTSIDTCCPTFKSILGTSCPCYKYAEDLDNVVLITLKTYCDVDSPCKGVQVIKLYEEEEEEE